The following proteins come from a genomic window of Mammaliicoccus sp. Marseille-Q6498:
- the rplM gene encoding 50S ribosomal protein L13 translates to MRQTFMANEANIDRKWYVVDAEGQTLGRLSSEIASILRGKHKVTFTPHVDTGDYVVIINADKIYLSGNKEQDKIYYRHSNHPGGIKSVSAGELKEKNPIRLLETSIKGMLPKSKLGEKQGKKLFVYAGAEHPHAAQQPENYELRG, encoded by the coding sequence ATGCGTCAAACATTTATGGCAAATGAAGCAAACATCGATCGCAAATGGTATGTTGTTGATGCTGAAGGACAAACGTTAGGTCGTTTATCATCAGAAATCGCATCAATCTTACGCGGTAAACATAAAGTAACTTTTACACCACACGTTGATACAGGAGATTACGTTGTAATTATCAACGCTGACAAAATCTACTTATCAGGTAATAAAGAACAAGATAAAATTTATTACCGTCACTCAAATCACCCAGGCGGAATCAAATCAGTATCTGCTGGTGAATTAAAAGAGAAAAATCCAATTCGCTTATTAGAAACATCTATTAAAGGTATGTTACCTAAGAGCAAACTTGGTGAAAAACAAGGTAAAAAATTATTCGTATATGCTGGTGCAGAGCATCCACATGCTGCACAACAACCTGAAAACTACGAGTTACGTGGTTAA
- the rpsI gene encoding 30S ribosomal protein S9: protein MAQVEYKGTGRRKHSVARVRLVPGEGNVTINKRDVREYLPFESLILDLNQPFDVTETKGNYDVLVNVQGGGFTGQAQAIRHGIARALLEADPEYRGSLKRAGLLTRDPRMKERKKPGLKGARRSPQFSKR, encoded by the coding sequence TTGGCACAAGTTGAATATAAAGGCACAGGTCGTCGTAAACATTCAGTAGCACGTGTACGTTTAGTACCTGGTGAAGGTAACGTAACAATTAATAAACGTGACGTACGTGAATACTTACCATTTGAATCATTAATTTTAGATTTAAACCAACCATTTGATGTTACTGAAACTAAAGGAAACTATGATGTTTTAGTAAACGTTCAAGGTGGAGGTTTCACTGGACAAGCACAAGCTATCCGTCACGGAATTGCACGTGCATTGTTAGAAGCAGATCCAGAATACCGCGGTTCATTAAAACGCGCTGGATTACTTACACGTGACCCACGTATGAAAGAACGTAAGAAACCTGGTCTTAAAGGCGCTCGTCGTTCACCACAATTCTCAAAACGTTAA